The Caldicellulosiruptor obsidiansis OB47 genome segment TATGAGAAAAAGTACAATTATAACTCCTACAAGGGTTGTCATCATCGCAAGTTCTTCCTTTTCAGCTTTTATAAGCACCTGATTTACAAGGTACAGGATGATACCTATTATTGCTATCTTGAAAATCAAATCTATTCCATTCATCAATTCTTACACCTCAACCCACTTACAGAAGTAATATGCAAAGAGATACTCCACAAAAAATCCCAAGCACTGCAAACAATTTGCTATTTTTTTTGTACTTTAGTTTGTAAACATCGTAGTATTCTCTAAGTTCTCTAATTCCTTCATCCAAAACCTTTTCTATTTCGTTTATAGAATAAAAAGCTATGACATTAAAAAGACTAATAAGAAGCCTATGAAGATTCTCATCAAGTTGATAAATATTTTTAACATCACTTTGGTTTTTCCCTATGGATAAAAAGTAGTATTCAATTACCTGATTAAACTTACTTTCCTCTTTGAGCTTGAAATTTTCCAAAATCTCGGCAAACGTCAAACGTGCTGAAATTACATTTGCTTTTGCATATGTAAAAAACACTATCATATGGTTTACAATCTTTACCTGCTGCCACAACTTCAAGGTTTGATAGTACCCAATCATGCAAGATGAAAAGATAATCAAAACCGAACCAATTACCTTAATCACCATTTCTCTCTTCACCCAGCGACAGTATTTTTTCAATGGTCCCGGGACCGTTTCTGGAACTTAAGACAATCACCTTTTCAAAAACACCCTGATTGATTATCTTTCTTGAAAACTCTCTCATATAAATGTCTTTTACCGACTCTGCATGCATTGTTGCAATTATCTTCACACCCATCTTTGACGCTTCACAAACTGCCAAATAATCAGAAGGCGACCCGAGCTCATCCATCGCAATTATCTGAGGATTTAAACTTCTTACAGCCATTAAAACCCCTCTGAGCTTATCCACCCCGTCCAACACAAAGGTTCTGATACCAATCTCCCTTCTGTCATTATCTACCATGCAAATCTCAGACCTTTCATCAATTACCACTACTCTAAATCCTCTTCCTGCCAAAATTCCTTCACCAGAACTCAAGATTCTTACAATGTTCCTGAGAAGCGTAGTCTTCCCGCAACCAGGCGGGGAGATTATGAGAGTGTTATAGATACTAACAAGATTTTCTTTCACTGCATGTTTTAAGATTCTCTCAGGTTCAATTCTCACCGTTTTAGAAATTCTTATATTAAGCCCACTGATTGAGTTAACAAACCCCTGTTTGCTTCCATTTTCAAAGGTGAATTTTCCGGCAACTCCCACTCTATGTCCACCATCAACTGTGAAATATCCCTGGAGTATGTTTTTTTCATATGTAAACAGAGAGTTGTTTGTCAGCCTGCTTATACATTTGTTTAAAATTTCTTTTGTAATTATCAAACTTTCAAAGACATACTCTCTTTTACCAATTACAATTAGTGGACAGTTCAAGTTTATTTTTATCTCACAAATTTCATGAAGATTTTCTTCAAAGGTTGTTTTGATTGTGTAAACAATCTCGGCAGGAAGTCTGTCAAGGAGTTTTTCAACTTCTGTATTTACACTTGCAACTGCCATTAAGACCTCACATTCCTTTCTCATTTGTTCTATATTAAATTATTATTATGTTACCCAGAAGATTATGAGAAAAAAATAAGAGCTGCAAATTTTGATTCTTTGCAGCTCTCGCAAAGCCTTTACAAATATTTACTCTTCCAGTGTAAAGTTTATCCTCTCTATAGAAACTGCTTTGCCGGTGTTGTTATCAACTTCAAATACGATTCCGTTGAACTGAGCTTTACCTTTGGCAACCTCAAATCTGACAGGAAGAAGGGTTGTGAATTTTTGAATTACAATATCCTTGTCAACACCCAACACAGAGTCATACGGCCCTGTCATACCAATATCCGTTATATAGGCTGTACCGTTTGGAAGTATTTTTTCATCTGCTGTTTGCACATGTGTGTGAGTCCCATATACGCAAGAAACACGACCATCAACATAAAAACCAAGGGCTATTTTCTCTGATGTGGCCTCTGCATGAAGATCAACAATGATTATCCGACAATCTATTTTTTTTAAAATCTCATCTATTTTCCTAAACGGACAGTCCAAGTTTTCCATAAAAACTCTACCACAGAGGTTAATAACTGCAAATTTTATATTATTTTTCTCAAACACATTATATCCTCTTCCGGGGGTTGTTCCCTCGGGATAATTTGCGGGTCTTATTATCCTGGTCTCACTTTCTATGAAAGAAAAAATCTCTTTATTTGCCCACACATGGTTCCCCATTGTCATAACATCAATTCCTATAGAAAAAAGCTCATCAGCAACCTTTTTGGTAAGTCCATTACCGCCTGCAGCATTCTCACAGTTGGCAATTACAACATCTATCTTGTAGTTTTCCTTGAGTTTAGAGAGGGTGCTCTTTAGAATGTTTCTCCCCGGCCTTCCAACAACATCTCCTATAGCTAAAAATCTCATTCCATACCTCCAGATATTTTCCAGAATAAATTTATAAAAAGCGTGTCTTGTTCAAAGCTTTTAAAAGCCATGAACAAAACACGCTTTTTTTCTCATTTTGCATATTCAACTGCTCGAACTTCTCTGATTACATTTACCTTTATCTGACCTGGATAATCAAGCTCACTTTCAATTCTCTTTACTATCTCTCTTGCCATTATAACAATATCATCGTCACTCACATGGTCAGGCTTTACCATTATTCTTATCTCTCTTCCTGCTTGAATTGCATAAGCTTTTTCAACACCATCAAAAGAATTCGCAATTTCTTCAAGCTTCTGAAGTCTTTTGATATAAGACTCAAGAGATTCTCTTCGAGCTCCTGGTCGTGCCGCTGAAACAGAGTCAGCAGCCTGAATTAACACATTGTAAATTGACCTTGTTTCCATCTCACCGTGATGCCCACCAATCGCTTCAAGGACATCCGGGTTTGTCTCCTTGTATTTTTTAGCAAGCTCATAACCAATCAGGGCATGTGACCCTTCCATTTCATGGTCAACTGCTTTGCCAATGTCATGCAAAAGCCCTGCACGCTTTGCAATACTCTGGTCAAGACCGAGCTCTGCTGCCATGATACCTGCTATGTTTGCTACCTCAATAGAATGTGCAAGAACATTTTGACCATAGCTTGTTCTGTACTTAAGTTTCCCTACGAGCTTAATGAGTTCTGGATGCAAGTTGTGAATTCCAAGCTCAAATACAACCCTTTCTCCTTCTTCTCGAATCTTATTCTCAACCTCTCGTTTTGCTTTTTCGTACATTTCTTCAATTCGCGCAGGATGTATTCGCCCATCTAAAATAAGCTTTTCTAACGTGAGTTTTGCTATCTCACGCCTTATCGGGTCAAACCCTGATAATATTACTGCCTCGGGTGTGTCGTCAATTATAAGGTCAATTCCTGTAACAGTCTCAAATGTCTTAATATTTCTACCTTCTCTACCTATGATTCTACCTTTCATCTCATCATTTGGGAGTGTCACAACAGAAACAGTGTTTTCTGCAACATAGTCTGATGAATAGCGCTGGATAGCAGTAGCAATAATTTCTCGGGCTTTTTTGTCAGCTTCTTCTTTCGCTTGCTGTTCAAGCTCTTTTATCATGAGCGCAACATCATGTTTGACATCCTGTTCAACACTCTTGAGTATAATTTGTTTTGCTTCTTCCTGAGTGAGCCCAGAAATTCTTTGCAGCTCTTCCTGCTCTTTTTGTTTTAAAAGTTCGATCTCCTCTTGAAGTTTTTGAATATCCTTCAGCTTCTGATTGAGCTGCTCTTCTTTTTCCTCTACAGACGCCATCTTTTTGTCAAGCATCTCTTCTTTTTGAATAAGTCTTCTTTCGAACCTCTGAAGCTCTGCTCTTCGCTCTCTTACTTCCCTGTCGAATTCGCTCCTTGCTCTGTGTATCTCTTCTTTTGCAAGGAGTGTTGCCTCCTTTTTGTATGCCTCGGCCTGTTTTCTGGCCTCCTCAACAATTCTTTGGGCTTCTTGTTCAGCACTTTTTATGGTCTTCTCAGCAATCTTCTTTCTATATAAATAGCCCAAGAAAAAGGCAACCATTGATGCTACCAAAGCAATTACTATAGTAACTACAAGTTTCAATGTCTCACTAATCTTTTGCACCTCCTTTGTGTTGAATAAGTTAATGATAGATTATAAAAAACTGTTTCAATTAAATTTTATTACTTTTTGCACACAGTGTCAACAATGGCGGCTTCTCAATAATCTAAGAATTCTCTAATTTTTTCAACCACCGTATTGTAGTCATATCCTCTTGCCACAAACCACTTAATAACCTTTAAAATCTCTTTGCTATCCTCTTTACTTATTCTCTTTAACTTCTTTTGCAAAAGCTTTACAAGAATTTCTTTATCATTTTCAGACTTTAAATTTAGCTTTGAAATTGTGGATGATTTGAACCCATTTTTCCGCAAAAGCTGTAATAACTCAAAGCTTGACTTTCTCTTTTGATACTTATTTACAAGCTTTTTGGCAGCCTCCAGCTCATCAATGTATCCGCTGTTAACAAAATAAGCTACCGCTTTCAAAGCAGTAGCCGAATCATACCCGCGGGAAAGCAAATATTTGTAATATCCATATTCAGATTTGAGTGGATACCTTTGAATGTAGCTTACCAGCAACTTTTTTGCACTTTTAAGACCACTTTCAAATAAAACCTCTTCCAATTCTTTTTGGTCTATCTCATCTTTTGCATACAATTTTCTTTCAAGATAGACCTCTCTGTCTATCTCAACTTCTTTACCATCGTCAAAAACAAGCAAAGCTCTATTTCCAACTATCTTTTTATCCAATATCCTCATTAATTTCACCACTCAACAGCAAATCCTCATCAGAAATCTCTGCTGTTGTCTTTATCTTCTCAAATGCAAGGTTTGCATTCTGCCTTATCTTTTCAATTATCTCCTGCATTATATCAGGATTTTCTTTCAAAAACTGTTTTGCATTCTCTCTACCCTGACCAATCTTCTGACCGTTGTAGGTATACCACGCCCCACTCTTTTGAATAACATCGATGTTAACTGCAACATCTAAAACATTTCCTTCTTTTGAGATTCCTTCTCCATAAATCAAATCAAACTCAGCCTCTTTAAACGGTGGTGCAACCTTATTCTTAACAACCTTAACCTTTACCTTACTGCCTATCGGTTGCCCTTGAGACTTGATAATTTCACCTTTTCTAACCTCTAATCTGACAGATGCATAGAACTTAAGCGCTCTACCACCTGGTGTTGTCTCAGGATTACCAAACATTACACCAACCTTTTCACGAAGCTGGTTTATGAATATGACTGTAGTCTTTGTCTTACTTGTAATTCCAGCAAGCTTTCTGAGCGCCTGTGACATGAGCCTTGCTTGAAGCCCAACATGCGCCTCTCCCATTTCACCATCAATTTCCGCCTGAGGTACAAGCGCTGCAACAGAATCAATTACAATAACATCTATTGCATTACTTCTAACAAGTGCCTCCACAATCTCCAAAGCTTGCTCGCCACTGTCTGGCTGGGAAACAATAAGATTGTTTATGTCAACACCAAGCTTTTTAGCATAAAATGGATCAAGCGCATGCTCAGCGTCAATAAATGCTGCCTCACCACCCATTTTCTGCGCCTCTGCAATTATGTGAAGCGCAATGGTGGTCTTCCCAGATGACTCTGCACCATAAATCTCTACAATCCTGCCTCGCGGAACTCCTCCAACACCAAGCGCAATGTCCAACGAAAGCGCACCTGTAGGTATAACATCAATATTTTCTTTTGCCATCTCGCCAAGCTTCATTATAGCGCCTTTACCGTAAGCCTTCTCAATTTCCATAATAACCTTGTCTAAAGCTTTTTTCCTATCTAAGTTTTCCATTTTTAACCCCCATCTTTTCGAACATATGTTTAGAATTATTATATACTTTTGTCTCTAACATTTCAATAATCAATTATCTTTTTTCTCAAAATGTTGAGGGCAGCCTTTGAAGTCATATCTTTTATCCTTAATCTGTCACCTGAAAACCTAAATTCAAAACTCTCACAATTATCTTTTGTTGCAATACCAATATATACAAGCCCAACAGGTTTTGTTTCACTTCCACCGCCTGGACCTGCAATTCCCGTCACAGACAGAGCAATGTGTGCAAGAGAGTTTGAAAGTGCTCCCTGTGCCATATATTTTGCCGTTTGAGAACTTACCGCTCCGTACTCTTTCAAAACTTGTTCTGGAACACCAAGCAGTTTCATCTTAGCTTCATTTGAATATACTATGAATCCTCTGTCAAATACTTCGGATGCACCTGGAACGTTGGTAATTTTGTTACAGATAAGCCCTCCCGTGCATGACTCGGCAATGCTAACCTTTAATCTCTTTTCTGCAAGTAAACTTACCACAACTTCTTCCAATAGCTGCCCATCAACACCATAAATATACTCTCCTAAACGCTCTCTTATTCTATCTTCCATCGATTGAAGAAGTGATTTTGCTATTTCTTCACTCTCTTTTTTTGTTGTAATTCTCAGCTCAACTTCAAACGGCTTTGCATAAAGAGCTAAAGTCGGATCTGTCTGAGAGAGAATTAAATCCTTCAGAGCCTCTTCAATAGAAGATTCACCTATTCCTACAAATTTTAAAACTCTTGAGTAAATCTTTTGTTTTGAAAATCTCTCTAAATAAGGCAAGACTTGTTCTTCAAACATGGGCTGCATCTCAAAAGGAGGTCCAGGAAGTAAAATCGCAATCTTGCCGTCTTTTTCAATGATAAGTCCAGGTGCCGTACCATTTTTGTTGTGAAGAACTTTTGCACCTTCGGGAACGTATGCCTGTTTTTTATTAATTTCGGGCATATTTACCTGTCTGCGTTCGAAAAACTTTTCAATTCTTCTTAATACATCTTCATCCAGCACAAGCGTCAAACCAAAATAATCTGCTACTGCTTCTTTTGTAATGTCATCAGATGTTGGACCAAGCCCTCCTGTAAAAATCAATATATCAGCTCTTTTTACAGCTGTATCAATCGCTATTTTGAGCCTTTCCATATTATCTCCAACAGTTGTCTGAAAATAAAGATCAATACCAAGTTCAGCTAATTTCTGAGCAAGATATTGGCTATTTGTATTTAAAATCTGACCAAGTAACAGTTCTGTACCAACACTTATTACTTCAGATATCATGAATTTCTCCTCACTTTTTTGTAAAATCTATTACTTTCCAGTTAGTTTTTATATAATCAAAACCTGAATAAATTGTTAAAATTACTGCAATATATAACATTATTTTGTCAAAAGGAAATCCCATAAGAACAAAGGGATAATTGTCAATCAAAAGAAGCACAACTGCTATAATCTGACTTATCGTCTTGAGTTTCCCCCATACATTAGCAGAAATAACCATCCCTTCAGCTGCTGCAACCATTCTAAGACCTGTTACAATAAACTCTCTTCCAATTATAATCATAGCAACCCAGGAAGAAACCTTTTGTAGCTCCACCAAGCATACAAGTGCTGCTGTTATTAATAGTTTATCTGCAAGAGGGTCTAAGAATTTACCAAAATTTGTTACGATTTTTCTTGTTCTTGCTATATACCCGTCTAAACTGTCAGTAATTGCTGCTACTATAAATATAACTGCTGCAATCACCTTAGAATATGGTACACTACTGTAAAGCAAAAAAAACATAAACACAGGGATTAAAAATATTCTTACACTTGTTAGAATATTTGCAACATTCATAAAATTATCTCTCCTACTAAATCATACTCAAACGCATCTAGTATTTTTACCTTGACAAACTGACCAGCTGTCAATCTGTTTTTGGAAAATACTAAAACTTTCCCGTCAACCTCCGGGGCTTCAAACTGACTCCTACCAATGTAAAAGTTATTTCTATCTTTTGCTTCGATAACCACTTCGTATTCTTTCCCAATTCGTTTTCTGTTTTGTTTCTTAGAAATTTTTCTTTGGATATTTAAAACCTTTTCATATCTTCTCTGTTTTATATCTTCGTCAACCTGAGGAAGCTGCGAAGCAAGCGTCCCTTCCTCTTGAGAATACATAAAAGCACCAAGCCTGTCAAACTCTGCCCATTTTAAAAAACTGCAAAGCTCTTCAAACTCTTCGTCAGTTTCTGTGGGAAATCCGACTAAAATTGTTGTTCTTATGACAACCTCATCAAAACTTTCTCTTATTTTTTCTATCAGTCTTCTTATACTTTCCTTTGTTGATTTTCTGTTCATAAGTTTTAATATTCTATCGTTTACATGCTGAACTGGAATGTCAAAATAATTAACCACTTTAGAAGAAAATTTTACTACATTTACGAAATTTTCGTCTAAATCCTCAGGATAAGAGTACAAAAATCTTATCCATTTTATTTTTTCAATCTTTTCAAGCTCTTCAAGCAAAGCAGGCAACATTTTTTTACCATATATGTCTGTGCCATACTTTGTAGTATCCTGAGCCGTGAGAATAATCTCCTTATATCCTCTTTCTGCTAATTCTTTTGCCTCTCTTACTATATCTTCAATAGGTCTGCTTGTATATTTGCCCCTGATAAGCGGTATGGAGCAATAAGAGCATCTGTTGTTGCACCCTTCTGCAATTTTTATGTATGCATAATAACTGGGTGTTGCAATTACTCTTGGCATTGAACTAGAATATACAAACGATGATGCATCATTGAACACTTTTATCCTCTGCTTACCTTCATATAAATCTTTTATTACATCGGGTAGCTTCAACATTTCTTTTACACCAAGTATTGCATCAATCTCTGGCATCTGCTCTAATATTTCATCTTTGTATCTTTGCGTCAAACATCCTGTTACTATCAAAAATTTGCATTTTTTGTTCTTATATTCAGCCATGTCTAATATGGTGTCTATGGATTCCTGTTTTGCATCATTTATAAAACCACATGTATTTACAACAATAACATCAGCATCCTCTGCATTGGAGGTTATTTCAAATCCTGCCTCTACACATGCACCCATCATTATTTCACTATCAACAAGATTTTTGTTACATCCCAACGAGACAAATCCAATCTTTACCAACCCTTGGCACTCCTTTATATTAGATTGTTTTGAAGCATGGTAGCAAAAAGCGTGTTTTTCATAAGCATAGCAACTGTCATTGGTCCTACACCACCGGGAACAGGTGTAATAAACGATGCCACTTTTTCTACTGTTTCAAAGTCAACATCACCAACAAGTTTCTGGGTAGCATCGTCCCTGTTTATTCCAACGTCAATTACAACTGCTCCTTCTTTTACCATTTCAGATGTGACAAACCTTGGCTTTCCAACTGCAGCAACAAGGATATCTGCCTGTTTGCAAATCTCTTTTAAATCTTTTGTATATGAATGACAAATGGTAACTGTTGCGTTTTCTCTCAAAAGAAGCAAAGCCAAGGGCTTCCCAACAATATTGCTTCTTCCTATCACAACAGCATGTTTCCCTTTTATCTCTATATTTTCTCTTTTTAAAAGCTCAATAATCCCAAATGGTGTGCACGGTTTGATTGCTCTTTCAAACTCTATGCCAGTTGCAACCATTCCAACATTGAGCGGATGAAACCCGTCAACATCCTTGTGTGGAAGGATTTTTGTGCAAATCCTTTTCTCATCAAGTCCATTTGGCAACGGAAGCTGAACCAATATGCCGTTTATTTTCTCATCCCTGTTTAGTCTGTCAATTAAGCTCTCAAGCTCTTCTTGAGTTGTGTCTTTGCTCAGGGCAAACTCCACAGAATTTATTCCAACCTCGCTACATGCTTTTTTCTTGGAATTCACGTAGCTTCTGGATGCCGGGTCATCTCCCACAATCACAACAGCCAGCGTTGGCTCTATTCCTCTTTGTTTTAGTTTTTTAACCTCAATCTTTACTTCATTTTTTATTTCTTGCGCTATTTTTTTTCCGTCTATTATCTTTGCTGACACTTTTATTACCTCCATCTTCTGGTTTTGGTGGAATCAAGCAATCTTTACCATATCCTATCAAATCTTCTCTTTTTGCTATCTTCAAAGCCTCATACACTAAATCATAATTTTTTGGGTTGTGAAAATGCAAAAGAGCTCTTTGCATCATCTTTTCTTTTAATGTCTTTGGAACATAGACCTTTTCTAAGGTAAATGGATCTAATTCGGTGTAATACATTGTAGTTGATACAGTTCCGGGTGTTGGATAAAAGTCCTGAACTTGTTCTGGTACAAACCCATTTCTTTTTAGAAACACTGCAAGCTCAATTGCATCTTCAAGGGTTGTTCCCGGATGTCCTGACATAAGATAAGGAATGATATACTGTTTTTTATTCAGTCTTTTATTTGTCTCAAAATATTCTCTCACAAACTTTTCATACACCTCTTTAGGAGGCTTACCCATATATTTTAACACATTATTGGAGATATGTTCAGGTGCTATTTTTAACTGACCAGAAATATAGTACATGCAGAGCTTTTCCAAAAACTTTCTGTAGTTTTTGTCAAGTAAAAGGTAGTCATACCTTATCCCCGACCTTATAAATACCTTCTTCACACCTTTTATCTTTCTTATCTTCTCTAAAAGTTCAAAATATTCGCTGTGGTCAACTTCCAAATTTTTGCACGGCTGTGGAAAAAGACACTGCCTATTTTTGCAAGCACCTCTTTCAAATTGGAGACTGCACGCAGAATTTCTGAAATTTGCAGTAGGTCCACCAACATCGTGAATATATCCCTTAAAATCGGGAAGTTTTGTTAGCTTTTTTACTTCCTCTAAGATTGACTTCTGGCTCCTTTTTTGAATGATCCTTCCCTGATGAAAGTGAAGAGCACAGAAATTACAGCCTCCAAAGCACCCTCTGTGAGATACAATGCTGAACTTGACCTCTTCCAGTGCTTTTATACCGCCTTCTTTTTCATAAATGGGATGATAGTTTCGCTCATATGGCAGAGAATAAACATAGTCCATCTCTTCCACTGTCAAAGGCTTTGCTGGCGGATTTTGAACCACATATAAATTTTTATGTGGCTGAACAATTATCTTTCCTGTGTACGGGTTTTGTTCCCTGTACTGAATAGCAAAAGCACGGGCATACGCCATCTTGTCTTCTTTCACTTTTTCATAGCTGTCAATGATGATGTAGTCTTTTCCCTCAAGATGCTGAATATCCTTTGTTACATAACACGTCCCTTGAACATCTCTTATCTCTTTTATGTTCTCTCCTTTTTTGAGCCTTGGTAGAATCTCAAACAATGGCTTTTCACCCATTCCGTATATCAAAAGGTCAGCACTGCTGTCTATTAATATCGAAGCTCTCACTTTATCCGACCAGTAATCATAATGAGCAAACCTTCGCAAAGAAGCCTCTATACCGCCAATTATGATGGGAATATCACCATACTCTCTTCTTATCAAATTACAATAAACAATTGTTGCTCTGTTTGGTCTTTTTCCCCTTTTCATACCAGGCGAATAATAATCCTCGCTCCGTGGTTTTTTAAATGAAGTGTAATGTGCAACCATGGAGTCAAGGTTCCCTGCCGATACCAAAAAAGCAATCCGCGGTCTTCCCAACACTGTTATGCTTTTTGAGTCTTTCCAGTCAGGTTGAGGAATTATTCCAATTCTAAAACCATAATCTTCTATTATTCGTGATATTATTGCATGGCCAAAAGATGGATGGTCAACATACGCA includes the following:
- the rny gene encoding ribonuclease Y: MQKISETLKLVVTIVIALVASMVAFFLGYLYRKKIAEKTIKSAEQEAQRIVEEARKQAEAYKKEATLLAKEEIHRARSEFDREVRERRAELQRFERRLIQKEEMLDKKMASVEEKEEQLNQKLKDIQKLQEEIELLKQKEQEELQRISGLTQEEAKQIILKSVEQDVKHDVALMIKELEQQAKEEADKKAREIIATAIQRYSSDYVAENTVSVVTLPNDEMKGRIIGREGRNIKTFETVTGIDLIIDDTPEAVILSGFDPIRREIAKLTLEKLILDGRIHPARIEEMYEKAKREVENKIREEGERVVFELGIHNLHPELIKLVGKLKYRTSYGQNVLAHSIEVANIAGIMAAELGLDQSIAKRAGLLHDIGKAVDHEMEGSHALIGYELAKKYKETNPDVLEAIGGHHGEMETRSIYNVLIQAADSVSAARPGARRESLESYIKRLQKLEEIANSFDGVEKAYAIQAGREIRIMVKPDHVSDDDIVIMAREIVKRIESELDYPGQIKVNVIREVRAVEYAK
- the recA gene encoding recombinase RecA; protein product: MENLDRKKALDKVIMEIEKAYGKGAIMKLGEMAKENIDVIPTGALSLDIALGVGGVPRGRIVEIYGAESSGKTTIALHIIAEAQKMGGEAAFIDAEHALDPFYAKKLGVDINNLIVSQPDSGEQALEIVEALVRSNAIDVIVIDSVAALVPQAEIDGEMGEAHVGLQARLMSQALRKLAGITSKTKTTVIFINQLREKVGVMFGNPETTPGGRALKFYASVRLEVRKGEIIKSQGQPIGSKVKVKVVKNKVAPPFKEAEFDLIYGEGISKEGNVLDVAVNIDVIQKSGAWYTYNGQKIGQGRENAKQFLKENPDIMQEIIEKIRQNANLAFEKIKTTAEISDEDLLLSGEINEDIG
- the rimO gene encoding 30S ribosomal protein S12 methylthiotransferase RimO, producing the protein MVKIGFVSLGCNKNLVDSEIMMGACVEAGFEITSNAEDADVIVVNTCGFINDAKQESIDTILDMAEYKNKKCKFLIVTGCLTQRYKDEILEQMPEIDAILGVKEMLKLPDVIKDLYEGKQRIKVFNDASSFVYSSSMPRVIATPSYYAYIKIAEGCNNRCSYCSIPLIRGKYTSRPIEDIVREAKELAERGYKEIILTAQDTTKYGTDIYGKKMLPALLEELEKIEKIKWIRFLYSYPEDLDENFVNVVKFSSKVVNYFDIPVQHVNDRILKLMNRKSTKESIRRLIEKIRESFDEVVIRTTILVGFPTETDEEFEELCSFLKWAEFDRLGAFMYSQEEGTLASQLPQVDEDIKQRRYEKVLNIQRKISKKQNRKRIGKEYEVVIEAKDRNNFYIGRSQFEAPEVDGKVLVFSKNRLTAGQFVKVKILDAFEYDLVGEIIL
- a CDS encoding regulatory protein RecX translates to MRILDKKIVGNRALLVFDDGKEVEIDREVYLERKLYAKDEIDQKELEEVLFESGLKSAKKLLVSYIQRYPLKSEYGYYKYLLSRGYDSATALKAVAYFVNSGYIDELEAAKKLVNKYQKRKSSFELLQLLRKNGFKSSTISKLNLKSENDKEILVKLLQKKLKRISKEDSKEILKVIKWFVARGYDYNTVVEKIREFLDY
- the spoIIIAC gene encoding stage III sporulation protein AC, encoding MNGIDLIFKIAIIGIILYLVNQVLIKAEKEELAMMTTLVGVIIVLFLIIDLIRRFFDTVKSVFNLY
- the pgsA gene encoding CDP-diacylglycerol--glycerol-3-phosphate 3-phosphatidyltransferase; translation: MNVANILTSVRIFLIPVFMFFLLYSSVPYSKVIAAVIFIVAAITDSLDGYIARTRKIVTNFGKFLDPLADKLLITAALVCLVELQKVSSWVAMIIIGREFIVTGLRMVAAAEGMVISANVWGKLKTISQIIAVVLLLIDNYPFVLMGFPFDKIMLYIAVILTIYSGFDYIKTNWKVIDFTKK
- a CDS encoding stage III sporulation protein AB; translation: MIKVIGSVLIIFSSCMIGYYQTLKLWQQVKIVNHMIVFFTYAKANVISARLTFAEILENFKLKEESKFNQVIEYYFLSIGKNQSDVKNIYQLDENLHRLLISLFNVIAFYSINEIEKVLDEGIRELREYYDVYKLKYKKNSKLFAVLGIFCGVSLCILLL
- the folD gene encoding bifunctional methylenetetrahydrofolate dehydrogenase/methenyltetrahydrofolate cyclohydrolase FolD produces the protein MSAKIIDGKKIAQEIKNEVKIEVKKLKQRGIEPTLAVVIVGDDPASRSYVNSKKKACSEVGINSVEFALSKDTTQEELESLIDRLNRDEKINGILVQLPLPNGLDEKRICTKILPHKDVDGFHPLNVGMVATGIEFERAIKPCTPFGIIELLKRENIEIKGKHAVVIGRSNIVGKPLALLLLRENATVTICHSYTKDLKEICKQADILVAAVGKPRFVTSEMVKEGAVVIDVGINRDDATQKLVGDVDFETVEKVASFITPVPGGVGPMTVAMLMKNTLFATMLQNNLI
- a CDS encoding AAA family ATPase; translation: MAVASVNTEVEKLLDRLPAEIVYTIKTTFEENLHEICEIKINLNCPLIVIGKREYVFESLIITKEILNKCISRLTNNSLFTYEKNILQGYFTVDGGHRVGVAGKFTFENGSKQGFVNSISGLNIRISKTVRIEPERILKHAVKENLVSIYNTLIISPPGCGKTTLLRNIVRILSSGEGILAGRGFRVVVIDERSEICMVDNDRREIGIRTFVLDGVDKLRGVLMAVRSLNPQIIAMDELGSPSDYLAVCEASKMGVKIIATMHAESVKDIYMREFSRKIINQGVFEKVIVLSSRNGPGTIEKILSLGEERNGD
- a CDS encoding competence/damage-inducible protein A; translated protein: MISEVISVGTELLLGQILNTNSQYLAQKLAELGIDLYFQTTVGDNMERLKIAIDTAVKRADILIFTGGLGPTSDDITKEAVADYFGLTLVLDEDVLRRIEKFFERRQVNMPEINKKQAYVPEGAKVLHNKNGTAPGLIIEKDGKIAILLPGPPFEMQPMFEEQVLPYLERFSKQKIYSRVLKFVGIGESSIEEALKDLILSQTDPTLALYAKPFEVELRITTKKESEEIAKSLLQSMEDRIRERLGEYIYGVDGQLLEEVVVSLLAEKRLKVSIAESCTGGLICNKITNVPGASEVFDRGFIVYSNEAKMKLLGVPEQVLKEYGAVSSQTAKYMAQGALSNSLAHIALSVTGIAGPGGGSETKPVGLVYIGIATKDNCESFEFRFSGDRLRIKDMTSKAALNILRKKIIDY
- a CDS encoding TIGR00282 family metallophosphoesterase; amino-acid sequence: MRFLAIGDVVGRPGRNILKSTLSKLKENYKIDVVIANCENAAGGNGLTKKVADELFSIGIDVMTMGNHVWANKEIFSFIESETRIIRPANYPEGTTPGRGYNVFEKNNIKFAVINLCGRVFMENLDCPFRKIDEILKKIDCRIIIVDLHAEATSEKIALGFYVDGRVSCVYGTHTHVQTADEKILPNGTAYITDIGMTGPYDSVLGVDKDIVIQKFTTLLPVRFEVAKGKAQFNGIVFEVDNNTGKAVSIERINFTLEE